One Hevea brasiliensis isolate MT/VB/25A 57/8 chromosome 5, ASM3005281v1, whole genome shotgun sequence genomic region harbors:
- the LOC131180148 gene encoding uncharacterized protein LOC131180148, with product MRFEKEGKLPPRYIGPFKVIDRVGTVSDQLELPPSFSHVHPIFHISMLRKYIPNPSHVLQPNVVELNENLTFEEQPVTIVDYQMRQLRSKQIPKVKVLWRSQSVEECIWESEQNMRSKYPYLFNM from the coding sequence atgagatttgagaAGGAAGGCAAGCTACCACCCAGATACATAGGACCTTTTAAGGTCATTGATAGAGTTGGAACAGTTTCTGACcagttggagttaccaccaagcttttctcatgtccacccaatATTCCACATCTCCATGCTGAGGAAGTATATTCCTAACCCTTCACATGTGCTGCAACCAAATGTAGTAGAGTTGAATGAGAACCTGACCTTCGAGGAGCAGCCTGTAACCATAGTGGACTATCAGATGAGGCAACTAAGGTCAAAGCAGATCCCTAaggttaaggttttatggagaaGCCAGTCAGTAGAAGAATGCATTTGGGAGTCAGAGCAGAATATGCGCAGCAAGTACCCGTACTTGTTCAATATGTAA